In the Paraburkholderia acidisoli genome, TCGGTCGGCTGATAAATCGCGCCGGCGCGCACGCTCGTGAACGAGTTGGTTTGATCGGCATAAAGCGGCGCGCTGATCGTATTGCCGATATGCGCCTGGAAGCGATCCCAGCGCAGACCGCCAATGAGTTTCCAGTGCTCGCCGAGCGACATCGTTTCGTTGAAGTACGCGGCGAACGTGGTCGCGCCCGACTCCGCGTGATTGCCCACCGTCTGCGTAACGTTCGACGGTGTGGGGATATACACAGGATTGAGCAGCGAAACGATCGGCAGATTGTTACGCGTATAGGCCTGATTCGTGTAGCTGTCGTGACCGAGTTCGACGCCCGCGATCACTTCGTGCTTCACGAAGCCCGTGTTGAATTTGTACTGCGCCATCGTGTCGTTGTAGATCGAATGGTTTTCGATCACGCGATCGTGGCTCGCGAGCTTCACGTACAGGCTCTGCAGCGGCAGATTCGTGTAATTGCCGTTCGAGAGCGCCGTACTCGACGAGAGCGGCCCCGTGAGCACCGCGCCCGCCGCCGTTTCGCGCGCGTCGGTAAGCGAGTGCGAGAACTGCGTCTGGTTGCTGATCTTGAACTGATCGTTGAACTTGTGATCGACGCGTGCCTGCACCGTTTGCACGTCCTGAATCGTACGGTCGTCGGTGAGGCCGTAATAGGTGCTCTTCGACTGCGCGAACGGATGACCGTTGATTGACTGCACGCCGTAGTCGGGCATGTCGTAGTTATGCTGGATCAGCGCGGAAATCGTCACTTCCGTCGGCGTGCCGATACCGAAGCGCAACTCGGGCGCGAAGCCGTAATCCTTGTTCTTCATCTCGTCGCGCGACGAGCCCATCGACTGGCCGAACGCATTCAGGCGGAACGCCGCATGATCGCCGAGCGGACGATCGACGTCGAGCGTGGTGCGATAGCGGTCGTCGGTGCCGATCGTCGTCGACACTTCGGTGATCGGCTTGAGGCCCGCCTGCTTCGTCACCTGATTGATGACGCCACCCGTCGAACCGCGGCCGAACAGCATCGACGAAGGACCGTACAGCACTTCGATCGACTCGAGATCGAACGTGTCGCGATAGTACTGGTTGCGGTCACGGAAGCCGTCGAGATAGATGTCGTTTTGCGCCGTGAAGCCGCGCAGGTTGATGTTGTTGCCGATCTGGCCGCCTTCCGCGCCGCCGATCGTGATGCCGGGCGCGTTGCGCAGCGCGTCCTGAAAGGACGTGGCGCCTTGCGACTGCATCACCGACTTGTTGATGACCGTGACTGTTTGCGGAATGTCGCGCAATGCCGTGGGCGTTTTCGCACCGACCGTCGACGTCTCTGCCTGGAAGTCCTGATTATCGGCCTGGCCGGAGACGGCAATCGTGGGCAGCGTGGCGTTGGCCGGGGCGGGCGTGGCCGGCGCGGTTTGCGCGACTTGCGCGGCCGTGCCCGTGGTGGCGGTGACGGCGGGCGCGCTTTGCGCGAAGGCGGTCGTTGCGTACGGTACGGCAAAAGCCAGCGCGAGCGCACTCGCGAGCGGCGTCCTGGTCAACATGGGATCCCTGTCTAGGCAAAGCCCGTGCGAACGATGCGCTGTCTGAGCGCGAGCGGCACGGGTTCTCTGGCTTGCTGGGCGTCCCGAAGACACGGGTAACGATGCCTGGCTGGCTAGTTGTTATTCGAAAGTCCCGGATCGAGCCGGGGAATGAGAATCGCTATCATTCCATATGTTTCCGCATGTTTCAATGCGAAGTGTATTTGGGGCAGGGAAAGTGTGGCTTTTCGGTTTTAACGAGTGATTTTATGAGTTAGTAAAAAACCAAAAATATTTAATTATCAATAACTTAACTTCGTTTTCTCGTTTCGTCAGATTAATTTTCATGTATGAAAAAATAATGAAATCGAAAGGTTCGTGAGCAATACCTATTGCATTCAACCTCATGCGTTCTATTTATTTTCATGCACGGATTTGGGGCGCAATTCGGGCGGAGCCGGCGGCCAATACGGATTCGCGCCAGACTCGCGTTGCGCGCGCAAGCGCGTGCCTTGCCGCGCGGTGATGGCGGCGGCTATCGCAGTACGTTGCGCAGTGCGTTCAACTCGCCGTTCAAGCGCGAATGCAGCGCCGTGTTAGTCATGCGCTCCGCGCGAAGTTGCGCATCCAGCGCGAGGACGATGTCGCCGAGTGTGTCGATACTGTCGAGCAGCGGATCGTGGGGGACTTCGGCGCGCTGCTCGACCCGTAGCGGCTGCACCTTCGCGGCGATGGGCGCCGGAATGACGGGCTCGGGTTCGCGCTCGGCTTCGACGATAGGCAGCGGAGGAGCAGCGGGCGTCGAATCGGTCTCGAACAGCGACTTGAACAGCATCGGGAGTTTCATTGCAATGGCCTGCGGCGAGGGGCGCATATCATCGCATCGGCGGGGAAATGGCTGTCCTGAAAAAGTGGCGGGATTGGTACGTTACTTGGGGTGTGAAGAGGGTGTGTTATCCGCGCAAACAGCGGCCCTTACAATTTTCGTTGCGTTCCGACTGCACATTCCCAGTTCCTCCGCTGCCCATGCTCGCTGTTCATAGGACACCAAGGGTCCACGTTGCATCGGTCCGGAACTGGCGCATGTCGAGCATCGTGATCAGATCACGGGCCTGGCTGTGGTGATGAAATCCCGAAATTTCGGGCTTGTCAGGATCAACATCCCTAAATGAAATCGTCGCCTCGTCGTTGTCCAGTGCGACAAAGTGGAAACCGGTTTGCAGCTTTCCAGCGAAGGGTTTGGCAAGACGCAGCGGCACGCTCTCACCGCCCGTGGGCCAGTCGGCGAAATCCACGTCGAAGCGAACGACGTAATAGCCGGCTGAATTCAGGTATGCGTACGTGTATTTGTCAGGACTGCAAATTCGCGCAGAAAGCGTCCCGCCGATTTTGGGCCAGGTTTCCGGCTGCAGCTCGAGCCGGAAGCGCCGGTCGGCGGGAATGGCCTTGTAGCTGTTGGAGTAGGACGCATCACGCGCACCGTTATGCGTGATCTCAACGACCAACTGCCCCCTGGCTGCGTCAGGGAAAGCGACGTCCGTCTCCAGCACACGGCCACACTGCAGTGCCACCACCTGTGGGGAATTCTCATCGATCTGACCGCGCGCGCCATCAACCGAATGGACATCAAACCCGACACACTCGTCCACGACCGGCACAATGGGAAATTCACGCTTCTCCGGATCGAGCATGGCCCGCTCCGTTATTGCGGGAAACAGGTTGACGACCGGCGCGCAATAGAGGGCGAAATCCTGCGCACTGATCTGCTGGTCCAGCATCGCCGCTTCTCGCGAGAGCAGCAGTACGATTTCAAACTCTGCCCCACTGATGCGCTTCAGCCCCACTGCGAGGCCCGTGAGCGTGAAAAATCCGAAGCGACCCGGCATAGCGAAAAAATCGTGAACCAGCCGGTGCCCGTGCCACTTCGGCCGGACTGGCCTCAGCAAACCTTCATCGGGCTCCAGTCCTTCGTATTCCACGTGCATCTGCGGAACGCCAGGTCGGTTCATGCCGTGAAGTTCTCCATCCTCAAACGCACCCGGCACCCCCATCACAATGCCGATGACGCTCGTGTGGATCAGTTCGAGGAGTTGCGACGCCATCCGTTCTTCGCCGCAGAGGTAAACAGGCAACCGGTCCAGCCCATCGAGGCGGCAAAGCGGCGTGCCGTTGAGTGTGGTGAAGCGCAGCCGCAATGCTCCCCTTACGCGCACGGCGTCCTGGCTCTCGTGGAGATAGCGGTAAAGCTGCGGAATATCGGCAGGGACGCTGGTGGGCTTCACGCGCGTGATCCCGACCGGCCACATCGTTACAGGTTGCGTGGTACGAAACACACACTCCGCCTGCCCTTCGGCGGCTTCGCCCATGGTCAGCCGCGTGCCGCGCGGTAAAACCAGACCTTTCGCGCGATACGCGCCTTTTTCGTCCGGCCAGAAGCGCGCGACGCCAAGAGACGGTAGCGGCGCAGCATAGTTGATGTCCACGCCGTCGAGCTGGCGCAGCGCAGTTTCATGCGAGAACCGATCGATGCGCATCTGCGAACCCGCAGTGACAAAGGCAAATGACTGCGCCAGCCGCCCTACATAAGGGTCTTTGATCTCGCCGCCCTGAATGCCCAGCCTCGCCGCGACCTTGACATAACCCTTCGCGAAATCGCCACAGATTGCATCAGTAATGTACGTCAGCTCTTTCTGGTAGTAGTCGGGAAAATCCGGGTCCATCTCTCACGTCTCAAATTTACTTAGGTATACGAATTTATTAACCCGACCTAGCCGCTGTCGTTCCGTCGATTATGTCGCGCTGCAAGTCACTTGCTGGTTGCGACTACTGCAAGCGTTGCGCTGGGTCAGGAAAATGAAAGCTGCTATCGATGCGATGACCCGCAAGGCATGCATTCCGGGTAACTCTGCCGGGCACGGGTTAGTTGGACGTCCATCTATCAACCATCCCCCTTCTGAGCGAAAACTACCTTCGGATCTCTCCGAAAATCACACCCTGTGATTTTTATGATACTGTATATTTATACAGCATCATGATTTTAATCATGTCCCGCCCGCCCCCGCTCACCACCCTGGAACTCGTGGCGATCCTCAAGGAGAGTCCGACGACGAACACCCTGTCAAGCTTCTGTCTACCCTGATCAAAAAGGGAAGACGTCATGAGAAAGACGAAGAGAAGACAACCATGCAGTATCTAGACCGGGGAGAACTTTGGTGAGTACCAAAGCGAAAAAACCACTATGTCCTGTAGTCGCTGTATTGAATATGAAAGGGTGGCGTTGGCAAAACAAACATCTCGGCAAATGTGTTTCGGCATCTCTATTCGCATTTGCGCAAACGAGTACTTTTGGTTGATTTCGATCCACATTTCAATTTAACTCAAGCGGTCGTGTCTCAAACAGATTACGAAGCGTATAAGGCGGTAAATCGCACGATCTTTTCCGTAATGGAAGACGGTACTGCTCCATCAATTTTCAAGGTTAGCAGCAAACTCGGACGGCCGCCAAATCTCGAAGATGTCTCTATCAAGCTGAGACACTTCAGGATATTAATCCAGAGATCGATCTTCGCTTGGTACCAGGCGATTTTGATCTCTTTAAGTATTCGATGATCTCTGACGCAAAAATACTCGAACCGGTAAAAAACCGCATTCTTCAGTTCATCGAAAACGCGCGCACCGAACGAGAGCTAATTTGCATTGACTGCAATCCGAGCAGCTCGTTTATGACGATCTGCGCAATCCAAGCTGCGACGCATATACTTGTTCCTGTTTGTCCTGATCGATATTCCATGCTCGGATTAAAATTGCTAAATCGATTTTTTTAGAAGAGCTTCCTCAGCTTGCAAAAAAGCCGAAATTAATTGTTCTATTGAATGGAGTGAAAACGTCAGGCTACGATTCAACAGTAGAGAACTCTCTGCGGAGCGATCCGGATTTTGGTCCCGCCACACTTGCCAACACCCTCCACGTCTCTAAAGTCTTGGAAGCAAACGTCGACTACACGGAATCCGCAACTGACAGAAACGGCCAGAGCTGGTGCGTTACGCCGAGAATTACATCTATTGTCAACGAGGTAGGTAAAACATTGGGAATAGCATGAATAATGACTATCATAAAATTTTCCGTTTAATTTCCACATCGGGATTTCGCGAGCACGAAATTCATTATTTCGCTCAAAAAATTAGCTCTCCTATCTCCCAGCGAATTTATTAACTATATTTTTCATCTTATAAAATTAATAAATGACCCGATAAGGCAGCAAGACTTAGACATTGCTCCTGCAATATATAGACAAGCTCAACACGGAGTGGAAGGGAGAGTCGAGCGACTACTAACCGAAGAAGCGGGTCTACCTCGTTCAGTGTTTGTCTCTCACGAGCAACGCAAAACTTTTTTTCTTAGACCGACG is a window encoding:
- a CDS encoding ParA family protein; the protein is MISDAKILEPVKNRILQFIENARTERELICIDCNPSSSFMTICAIQAATHILVPVCPDRYSMLGLKLLNRFF
- a CDS encoding TonB-dependent receptor, whose translation is MLTRTPLASALALAFAVPYATTAFAQSAPAVTATTGTAAQVAQTAPATPAPANATLPTIAVSGQADNQDFQAETSTVGAKTPTALRDIPQTVTVINKSVMQSQGATSFQDALRNAPGITIGGAEGGQIGNNINLRGFTAQNDIYLDGFRDRNQYYRDTFDLESIEVLYGPSSMLFGRGSTGGVINQVTKQAGLKPITEVSTTIGTDDRYRTTLDVDRPLGDHAAFRLNAFGQSMGSSRDEMKNKDYGFAPELRFGIGTPTEVTISALIQHNYDMPDYGVQSINGHPFAQSKSTYYGLTDDRTIQDVQTVQARVDHKFNDQFKISNQTQFSHSLTDARETAAGAVLTGPLSSSTALSNGNYTNLPLQSLYVKLASHDRVIENHSIYNDTMAQYKFNTGFVKHEVIAGVELGHDSYTNQAYTRNNLPIVSLLNPVYIPTPSNVTQTVGNHAESGATTFAAYFNETMSLGEHWKLIGGLRWDRFQAHIGNTISAPLYADQTNSFTSVRAGAIYQPTDWQSYYFSYGTSFDPSLEALTVTNNTQNLAPEHTKSYEVGSKWDLLGGNLSVTSAFFQQEMDNARTQTSTGEYTLEGDIRVRGFQAGATGHITNKWQVFAGYTYMDGLVLKALDGTQGHTPANTPRNTFTLWTTYAFTPHWEVGGGPTYMSSRYAANTNYVEVGGYTRWDAMAEYHEKKWDVRLNLLNLTNKFYYDALIQSDGGRSVPGIGRTFLATADYRF
- a CDS encoding ParA family protein — its product is MFRHLYSHLRKRVLLVDFDPHFNLTQAVVSQTDYEAYKAVNRTIFSVMEDGTAPSIFKVSSKLGRPPNLEDVSIKLRHFRILIQRSIFAWYQAILISLSIR